AATAAAACATACATATgttccaaacacacaaaacttgCATATTCAAGCGACAAGACTCGCGGCGTAAGATAAACATAGTTCTGTAGAGTCCCACAGATGTGTCTCAGCACAAAACCATGGACTTCCTCCTGCTTAATTAGCCAGTACACTCTATCATGCCATTAGTGCTGATAACTATAATTATTTTGATAGAGAATTGCAGTAAGCCAAACTTACTGGATGGCAAAACTGCAAATCATCAAAAGAGTAGCAGAAGTAACAGCTCACCATCccatcaaagttcttctaactCTTTGTACAATCTTATTTCTAGCTTCTCTGTTCCCCAAAGGAAATTCTCGACTATCATCCAAAAGAAATCTATAGACTTCCCACTGGCAATCTTCAGTCTCATGCCTTACAATTTCAGCCTACACATCAACAACGAAAACTATGAGAATCTTTTAACTCAagagaaaaatatataaaaattaataCCAGTACAAATTCTTACCAAGAAAATAGATATTCCCAACTTTTTCAGTGCAAGAGTAACATCATAAAAGACGAGGGGCCGTCCTTTTCCAGATAACTCAACTGGATTAGCGACTAGGAGTTCAGTATCCGGACCCTTGTTGGCAATGATCACTCTCAGCGGGTGAAGCATCTCCTCCTTCAACCGAGAACACAATGCAACCTGTCTTTCAGGATCTACAATCTTTTTCCCATCTGTGTGCTGAATAAACAGTTCCAAATTTCGGATGCCTTTGACAGTAGAAGAGAATCTAGCATAGGCAATCTATATGAAAACAGCAGAGACTCACATCAGTAGATTTCTAATTTCAAATGTGATTAAAAGTTTAGCCTAGCAAACAGAACATAAAAGCAACAGTAAATAGGTTTAGTACTGAGTGCTGAAGAGGAAAAACTGAAGACACTCTTTTATCAGATTCTGACTAGTGCAAGGACCTCATTTTAGGAAAAATGGTACATTGCAATGATAGCATAGTTAACTCTAAAGTAGTCAGTCTGAATCTTTCCCGGTATATTGAGGCAAAAAAAATTATCAGAGAACAGGCTTACAAAACAAGTACCTGAATTTTGCAATCCTTGGAAGTCCTTAATACGTCATAAAAGAGGCCCTTTTGATCCACACATTGTATTTGCAGCAACGTATGAACAGGGCTCAGTGTATTATCCAACGTAATACTTGTGTTTTTCACTGTTGCCAAACTTGGGCTGAGAGCTTTCGGACAAGCTTTGTCATCTGTTAGCCGATAGCTAAATAATTCTTCGGCAATTGCTGATGGAAGAGAATAATTTCCCTGCAAACTTTCATATTCAGGCCCTGCCAACTGAACCTCACAGGTGATACAGTACTCTCCTAGGGCAGCCATCAGATGCTCACATATGTCATCTCTCCTCTTTTTCGTGTGTAGCAAATCTCTGAAATTATATGTTACTAGGGTGTTAAACACTGTTCTGATGTATAACCAATAGTCAGGAAGAATACTATTTCATCGCATCATGATTGCATAATTTCAAAAACTAGTCTTTTATCAATTTCAATCAGGGCAATAAATCCTTACTGAGAATACAATTCTAGTTGACATAATTTGTCCCAAAATTTAACATGTGCACAAAACAAATGTCAATCCAGATAACTATCCACCAGGCAACATGCATAATCAGGCATTTCCAAGAAAGCGACTAGGgccaaatcaaaattaaaacatgattagaCAACTCTTCTGCTTATTTGCCGACCTAATTCATTGTATCATGCTAATGGAAATACGTAAGTAACTCCAAAAGGTCACATCAGACAAGAACACCACAACCTGGCATCTAAATTCAATGTATTACGACATACTAACAATCCCAAAAACTACTCAACCACaaattatatttgtactaatggCCAAGAGTTCCTGATTATGCAAATTCATACACGGAGAACAACAAAATGATAATAGCCGATAACACCAATACGCAAATTTCCGAAGGATCAATCCTTGCACGCAAACACTTACAAGCAATCCGTGATGAAGAACAGGTCCAAAACCCTCCCATCCGGAGTTGGCATCACTTTCACTCTCTGAATCAGCATCTCAAGCTCACACAGCACCTTAGTAACAtctacacacaaaaaaaatcaacaccACCTTTCTTCATTACTCAAAAACCAAtcaaaccaaaaccccaagaaaACAAAACCGACAACTACTCTCACCATGCAGTGAGCCTCTCTGGTCAAAGCACCAAAACTTCAAGAGGTAAACCGGCGACGGCGAGGGAGCACTGGACTGAATATTGAGGTAAACCTTGTAGAAACACGAAGACGGACAAGCAGAGAGCAGCCGCTCCTTCAACCTCTCCCAATCGACCTTCATTGAGCTCTGATTCGCCACCACCCACAACACTATGTAGCACCACTTCTTGTCCGTCGTGAAATCTacacccccaaatccccaatcaAAAACCACACGATCTCATAACACGAAAGAAGCTACAATTTCCATAGATTTATACTACCTCCTTTGGTAATGCAAAGCCCGAATTGAAGCACGGTTCTGCAGAGGTCGCAGCCGAGGCCGGGCTTGTCGGGACAATTGATCGTCACGACGGTCGGCTCGCCGGGATTCTTCCCCTGCTGGACTATAACGACGTCGTCGCAGGAAATGCCCATGGTATTACGAAATTGCCACTGGGAATCGGTTGGCTCTCTCACAAGAGCGATAAAGCAAAACCGACTGTGGcatttagagagagaggaaaaccaAGCCGCCTTTAAGCTTTTTGTCTAATGACAGCGACCCGTGATGATTATTTGCCACGTCAGATCATTCAGCGGTCCTCAGGAGCTGGAGGGCCccacaggtttttttttttattactaagTTCATCATCcattgtataaattattttaattagaaaaaaacaaaaacagaaaggaaaaaaaaaaacaaaacgcGATTGAAATGGACGTGAGAGCAACCGGGGGACAAAAAACTTGAAGGAAAGTGACAACTTCATTGGATCGGTGAATATTACAAAAAAGATTCCAAGATTCTATTTTGGTGAATTTACAAGATTAACCCCCGAAGCCGTAGAGGGTTCGGCCCTGGCGCTTGAGGGCGTAGACGACGTCCATGGCGGTGACGGTCTTGCGGCAGGCGTGCTCGGTGTAGGTGACGGCGTCGAGGATGACGTTCTCGAGGAAGATCTTGAGGACGCCGCGTGTCTCCTCGTAGATGAGGCCGCCTCGCGGGCTTGGTGATGCCTTGGATGTTGTCGCGGAGGACCTTACGGTGTCGTTTTGCTCCGCCTTTGCCCAGGCCCTTGCCGCCCTTGCCCCGACCCGACATTTCAAGATCTGAGAaggttgagatttgagaaggtTGTGAAGTGATGATGACTGATGAgagatggtgatggaggatttCAAGGGGTTGGATTTATAGgtttgaatttggcgggttttttta
This portion of the Rosa chinensis cultivar Old Blush chromosome 1, RchiOBHm-V2, whole genome shotgun sequence genome encodes:
- the LOC112182655 gene encoding ACT domain-containing protein ACR9: MGISCDDVVIVQQGKNPGEPTVVTINCPDKPGLGCDLCRTVLQFGLCITKGDFTTDKKWCYIVLWVVANQSSMKVDWERLKERLLSACPSSCFYKVYLNIQSSAPSPSPVYLLKFWCFDQRGSLHDVTKVLCELEMLIQRVKVMPTPDGRVLDLFFITDCLDLLHTKKRRDDICEHLMAALGEYCITCEVQLAGPEYESLQGNYSLPSAIAEELFSYRLTDDKACPKALSPSLATVKNTSITLDNTLSPVHTLLQIQCVDQKGLFYDVLRTSKDCKIQIAYARFSSTVKGIRNLELFIQHTDGKKIVDPERQVALCSRLKEEMLHPLRVIIANKGPDTELLVANPVELSGKGRPLVFYDVTLALKKLGISIFLAEIVRHETEDCQWEVYRFLLDDSREFPLGNREARNKIVQRVRRTLMGW